Part of the Nisaea sediminum genome is shown below.
GACCGCAAGGTCGCACCGCCGAGCCGCGGAGAGATGAAGCATTCGATGGAAGCGCTGATCCATCACTTCAAGCTCTATACCGAGGGCTATCATGTTCCCGCGGGCGAGACCTACACCGCGGTTGAGGCGCCGAAGGGCGAGTTCGCCGTCTTCCTGGTGTCCGACGGCACCAACAAACCTTATCGCTGCAAGATCAGGGCGCCCGGATTCTCCTTCCTGGCGGCTATGGATTTCCTGTCCAAGGGGCACATGCTGGCCGACACCGTCGCCATCATCGGCTCGCTTGACATCGTGTTCGGGGAGATTGACCGGTGAGCGGTATCGACATCGCCGAAAATCAGCCGGAGAGTTTTGCCTTCACGCCCGAGAACGAGGCGAAGGCGGAAGCGATTATCTCCAAGTATCCGGAAGGCCGGCAGGCCAGCGCGGTGATGCCGCTGCTCGATCTGGCCCAGCGTCAGCATGACAACTGGATCCCGCTCGCCGCGATCGACGTCATCTCCGAGAAGCTGAAGATGCCGAAGATGCGGGTGCTTGAGGTCGCGACCTTCTACACGATGTACAACCTGAAGCCGGTCGGGAAGTACTTCCTGCAGGCCTGCACCACGACGCCGTGCTGGCTGCGCGGTTCCGATCAGGTCATGAAATGCATCAAGGACAAGCTGGGCCTGGAGAACCACCAGACCAGCGAGGACGGCATGTTCACGCTGCTTGAGGTCGAGTGCCTTGGCGCCTGCGCCAACGCGCCGATCCTGCAGGTGAACGACGATTTCTACGAGGACGCCGATTACGAGAGCACGGCCAAGCTGCTGGATGCCCTGAAGAAGGGCGAGGTTCCGGCACCGGGCTCGCTTTCCGGACGGAACGTCTCGGAGCCGGAGGCGGGTGCGAAGACGCTGCTGTCTTACAAGGACAACGGCGCGGCCCGGACTTACGATCCGAAGATCAGTGCCGGCGAAACGGGAGAGAAGTGATGTTGAGGGACGAGGACCGCATCTTCACGAACCTCTACGGTTGGCATGACTGGGGTCTTGAGGGCGCCCGCAAGCGCGGCGACTGGAGCACCACGAAGCAGATCCTGAGCCGCAGCCCGGAAGACATTGTCGAGGACGTGAAGGCGTCCGGCCTGCGCGGCCGCGGAGGCGCAGGCTTCCCGACCGGTGTTAAGTGGTCCTTCATGCCGAAGGAAGTGAAGGACAAGCCGCATTATCTGGTGGTCAATGCGGACGAGTCCGAGCCCGGCACCTGCAAGGACCGCGAGATCATCCGCAACGACCCGCACAAGCTCGTCGAAGGGTGTCTTATCGGCGGCTATGCGATGCGGGCGAAAGCGGCCTTCATCTACATCCGCGGCGAATTCTACAACGAGGCGATGCGCCTTCAGGCGGCAATCGACCAGGCCTACGAGGCCGGTCTGATCGGCAATAACGCGTGCGGTACAGGGTACGATTTCGACGTCATCCTGCATCGCGGCGCTGGCGCCTATATCTGCGGTGAAGAAACCGCGCTGCTCGAAAGCCTGGAGGGCAAGAAGGGCCAGCCGCGCCTCAAGCCGCCGTTCCCGGCGGGTGTTGGCCTCTATGGCTGCCCGACCACGGTGAACAATGTCGAGAGCATCGCCGTCGTTCCGGAAATCCTGCGCCGCGGCGCGAGCTGGTTCGCCGATCTCGGCACGCCGAAGAATTCAGGCACCAAGCTGTTCTGCATCTCCGGCCATGTCGAGAACCCGTGCAATGTCGAGGAAGAGATGGGCATTCCGCTCAAGGAACTCCTCGAGAAGCATTGTGGCGGCGTGATCGGCGGCTGGGACAACCTGCTGGCCGTCATCCCGGGCGGATCTTCCGTGCCGATGATGCCGAAATCGGTCTGCGACGACGTGATCATGGATTTCGATACCCTGCGCGGCGTCGGCTCCGGTCTCGGCACCGCCGCGGTCATCGTCATGAACAAGCAGACGGACATCGTCCGGGCCATTGCGCGTCTCTCCTATTTCTACAAGCACGAGAGCTGCGGCCAGTGCACGCCGTGCCGCGAGGGCACCGGCTGGATGTACCGGGTCATGGACCGTCTGGTGCGCGGCGAGGCCGAGGTCGAG
Proteins encoded:
- the nuoF gene encoding NADH-quinone oxidoreductase subunit NuoF, which encodes MLRDEDRIFTNLYGWHDWGLEGARKRGDWSTTKQILSRSPEDIVEDVKASGLRGRGGAGFPTGVKWSFMPKEVKDKPHYLVVNADESEPGTCKDREIIRNDPHKLVEGCLIGGYAMRAKAAFIYIRGEFYNEAMRLQAAIDQAYEAGLIGNNACGTGYDFDVILHRGAGAYICGEETALLESLEGKKGQPRLKPPFPAGVGLYGCPTTVNNVESIAVVPEILRRGASWFADLGTPKNSGTKLFCISGHVENPCNVEEEMGIPLKELLEKHCGGVIGGWDNLLAVIPGGSSVPMMPKSVCDDVIMDFDTLRGVGSGLGTAAVIVMNKQTDIVRAIARLSYFYKHESCGQCTPCREGTGWMYRVMDRLVRGEAEVEEIDALYEVTKQVEGHTICALGDAAAWPIQGLLRHFRPEVERRIAARKAGQPIMEAAE
- the nuoE gene encoding NADH-quinone oxidoreductase subunit NuoE, with the protein product MSGIDIAENQPESFAFTPENEAKAEAIISKYPEGRQASAVMPLLDLAQRQHDNWIPLAAIDVISEKLKMPKMRVLEVATFYTMYNLKPVGKYFLQACTTTPCWLRGSDQVMKCIKDKLGLENHQTSEDGMFTLLEVECLGACANAPILQVNDDFYEDADYESTAKLLDALKKGEVPAPGSLSGRNVSEPEAGAKTLLSYKDNGAARTYDPKISAGETGEK